The window CTCGACAACCAATATGGACAAATTTTGCCAGGCGATTTGTGCTTTTTCCAATGATTTACCCGGCGATGACAAAAGCGGCTATCTGATTATAGGAGCCGAAGACAACGGGAAGTTATCCGGCCTGCGTGTCGATGATGGTCTACTACTCAAAATGACCAATATCCGCACCGACGGCAATATTCTCCCGCAACCGGTAATGACTGTCGAGCGCTTTGTTTTGGAAGGTGGCGATTTACTCGTGGTCGAGGTCAAACCGTCCGAATTTCCTCCGGTCAGATACCGGGGACGTATTTGGGTACGGATAGGTCCGCGCAAAAGCATCGCATCGGAAGCCGAAGAAAAAATATTGATGGAGCGAAGAATCTCTAATATTCGAACGTTCGATGCCATGCCGTGTATCGGAACGACGCTTGCCGACATTGATATAAACCTTGTTCGGTCAGAATTTTTACCAAAAGCCGTAGCCAGTGAAATTCTTGCAGACGATAAGCGCCCTCTTGAAGAACAGTTGGCATCACTCGGATTTTTCGACTTGCGATATAACTGTCCGACGAACGGATGCATTATTCTGTTCGGGGGAAATCCGGGGCGCTATTTTCCGGGAGCTTATGTCCAATATGTCCGTTTCAAAGGTGTGGATCGTGCAGGGGAAATCATCAATGAACACAAGTTCGGGAATAACCTTTGCCATGACCTCATTAAAATAGACGCATTCGTCGAAACGAGTGTGTCGCAAAAACGCCCGATTCCGATTAGTGTTCTCCGGGAAGAAACCGTTGCGAATTACCCATACTGGGCAACGCGGGAACTTCTGATGAATGCGATCATGCACCGGGATTATGAAACGAATGCCCCGATACAATTCTATGAATACGATGATCGTATTGAAATACAAAATCCCGGCGGTTTATATGGAAAAGTCAGTCCGGAGAATTTTCCGAATGTAAGCGATTACCGCAATCCGTTCATTGCCGAAGCGATGAAAATTCTCGGTTATGTCAATCGTTTCAGCCGAGGTGTTTATAGGGTTCAAAAAGAGCTGACGGAAAACGGCAATGAAAAAGCCGAATTCGACTTTTCATTTGTCACGGCATTTCGGGTAATTGAAAAAGCATCGAAACGATATTACGATGCAGGCTTCGGTGCTGAGAGAAACCCACAAGAAACCCACAAGAAACCCACAAGAAACCCACAAGAAACACCCCAAAATATTCGGGAAAGGATCATCTACGAAATCCAAAAGAATCCGGCAATCTCCGGCAGGGAATTGGAAGCGTTATTAGGACGTACCTCGAATAGCATTAAGCATTATCTACTGCAAATGAACAAAGAGGGGATTATCAGTCATGAAGGGCCGACAAAAGGCGGCAGATGGGTTGTCTTAAAAAAGTAGTACAATACTATGGGCCAGCAGGAATACGAGGCTTTCAAAGCGAAGTTGCGGGAATGGATGAACACCCACCCCGACGAATACGCCGCATTCGAAGAGGCGATGAACGCCCGTGACTATGCAGGGTGCCAGTCGGTCATATTCCAAGCCATGTCCCTTATCCCCCGGTACCGGCGCCTCATGTCCGACAAAGCCAATGAAGGACTGTTCGATCATGTCGATGAGATCGAACAGGCGGCCCGACAACACGACCTTGCCGGCAAGATCATCCGGGAGTGCGAACAGCCCGGCAAGGATTCCACACTCCCGGCAATGCTTTGCTGGCTCTACTTCGGCAAGAGTTTCGAACGGATGGTGGAGCGTTGCGAAGAGCTGCGGCGCTCGCCCGATCTGGGATTCTTGCAGAAGATGACCATGAGTGCCACGATCAGACTGCTGATCTCCCGCTCCATCAAATTAGAACTGCGCACCAAGCAGGACTGGGATGCCCACCGCGAAGCGATGCGGCTGGCCGAAAGCGACCGGGTGCTGGAATGGGCTACGGGTACTCCTCCGGCCGAAGATGCAGGTGAAAAGAGGAAACCCGGCCGGCCGAGTACGACCAAATCATTGATGGACATGTTTTCACCGGCTGTCACGCATCCCGACGTGTTGCGGCAAAAGATCGGCGAATACATCACGAAGAGACACACCCAGACCGACATCGCACGGTTGAAGATCGCACTCGATGAATTGCGCTATCTGGTAGTTCCAACCAACATCAAACCGTTCCGC of the Alistipes senegalensis JC50 genome contains:
- a CDS encoding ATP-binding protein, whose amino-acid sequence is MLTQKQLVQILGNPESYNIEITTSTTNMDKFCQAICAFSNDLPGDDKSGYLIIGAEDNGKLSGLRVDDGLLLKMTNIRTDGNILPQPVMTVERFVLEGGDLLVVEVKPSEFPPVRYRGRIWVRIGPRKSIASEAEEKILMERRISNIRTFDAMPCIGTTLADIDINLVRSEFLPKAVASEILADDKRPLEEQLASLGFFDLRYNCPTNGCIILFGGNPGRYFPGAYVQYVRFKGVDRAGEIINEHKFGNNLCHDLIKIDAFVETSVSQKRPIPISVLREETVANYPYWATRELLMNAIMHRDYETNAPIQFYEYDDRIEIQNPGGLYGKVSPENFPNVSDYRNPFIAEAMKILGYVNRFSRGVYRVQKELTENGNEKAEFDFSFVTAFRVIEKASKRYYDAGFGAERNPQETHKKPTRNPQETPQNIRERIIYEIQKNPAISGRELEALLGRTSNSIKHYLLQMNKEGIISHEGPTKGGRWVVLKK
- a CDS encoding DUF6043 family protein; translation: MGQQEYEAFKAKLREWMNTHPDEYAAFEEAMNARDYAGCQSVIFQAMSLIPRYRRLMSDKANEGLFDHVDEIEQAARQHDLAGKIIRECEQPGKDSTLPAMLCWLYFGKSFERMVERCEELRRSPDLGFLQKMTMSATIRLLISRSIKLELRTKQDWDAHREAMRLAESDRVLEWATGTPPAEDAGEKRKPGRPSTTKSLMDMFSPAVTHPDVLRQKIGEYITKRHTQTDIARLKIALDELRYLVVPTNIKPFRDALQAEYGSDIRIVHERGIQEAYSRLTEPLLIGSAVSSRGSEALIIREIKDFLSQ